From a region of the Campylobacter showae genome:
- a CDS encoding transposase: MDEFKGNIEKEKYQLAMYDKNRKLVDILRNRHSQTIKNIINEFEIQPQVVVMDMFKPFRSVINSNIVQAQIVADKYHVIRQGIWALRDLRVELFNKDNEKYKKLKKYWKILSKSPISQFSQRQKEILKEILKVDKTLKKMYRIIKEFYKMFESKTVKTMRRRIEQLIEKLRVFNIKQSIKLADTITSWKKEIINIVEYKINNGFVEGNNNKIKVIKRVSYGLRNYERFRKLIYLRLCNR, encoded by the coding sequence ATAGACGAATTTAAAGGAAATATAGAAAAAGAGAAATATCAGCTAGCGATGTATGATAAAAACCGTAAACTAGTAGATATATTAAGAAATAGACATTCACAAACAATAAAAAATATAATAAACGAATTTGAAATACAACCACAAGTAGTTGTAATGGATATGTTTAAGCCATTTAGAAGCGTAATAAATAGTAATATAGTTCAGGCCCAAATAGTAGCAGATAAATATCATGTAATAAGACAAGGGATATGGGCATTAAGAGATTTAAGAGTAGAATTATTTAACAAAGACAATGAAAAGTATAAGAAGTTAAAAAAATATTGGAAAATACTAAGTAAAAGCCCAATAAGTCAGTTTAGTCAAAGACAAAAAGAAATATTAAAAGAGATATTAAAAGTAGATAAGACATTGAAAAAGATGTATAGAATAATAAAAGAATTTTACAAGATGTTTGAGAGCAAGACAGTAAAGACAATGAGAAGGAGAATAGAGCAATTAATTGAAAAATTGAGAGTATTTAATATAAAGCAAAGTATAAAACTAGCAGATACAATAACAAGTTGGAAAAAAGAGATAATAAATATAGTAGAATATAAAATAAACAATGGGTTTGTAGAAGGAAATAACAACAAAATAAAAGTAATAAAAAGAGTATCTTATGGACTAAGAAACTATGAAAGATTTAGAAAATTGATATATTTACGTCTTTGCAATAGATAG